Part of the Candidatus Hydrogenedentota bacterium genome, TGCGAATGCTGTGTCTATAACGGTTTAATTTTGATGTTGCGCCAGGCGACTTCGTAGGGCCCCTTGTCGCCGACGCCGTGGACCTGGAGGCCGATGAAGCCTTTCGGGTGCGACGCGAGTTTCGCTTCGTCGACGAGGTCTTCTATCTGCTGGCCGTTAATCCAGGTTTGGATGCGCGGGCCCTGCGCGACGACGCGGTAGCTGTTCCATTCGCCTACTTTGAAGGCCTTGTGCAGATCGCGCGTGCCGTCCGGCGACATCCATCCGCCGCACGCTTCGCCGTAAACGTAGCCGGAATCGGAGCCGTCCGCACCGCCCGCGGCGATTTCCACCTGCGGGCCGTTCACGCGTCCGAATTTCTCGCCGCCTTCCGGCGCTTTGGTCTGCGAGCGAATTTGCACGCCGGAATTGAGTTCGGGGTTGAACAGTTTTACGTCGAACATCAGCTCGAAGTCGCCGTAGTCCTTCTCGGTGCACAGGAACGAATTCGGGCTGTTCTTCTCGGATCGGCCCACGATCGTCCCGTCTTCGACGCGGTACGTTGCCAGGCCGTTCTTCTGAATCCACCCGTTCAAGGTTTTGCCGTCGAACAAAGTAATCCAGGCGCCGGTCGTGCCTGAGGTCGCGCAGCCCAGGCCAAGAGAGATGAGCAATACGAGTGTAGCGGCTATCGCTTTGTGACTCATTATGTGTGGTCCTTCCGTAAGGTTTTACCCATAAGTACTGGTCATGACCCTTCATACAGTTTACACCTCCCGGACGGCAGAACTAAATCTACGCGAAGGTGGGTGTGCAGCGTTTTGCGCGCCGTTCCAGTTTCGCTGGTATACTTGGAGCATGATGTCTGCTCATCCCAAATCCGTGCGGCGCAGGCTGTTGACCGTGCTGTACGAACATTATTTGAAAGACCCGCTCGAGATGCTGACGCCGGAGGACGTGTTGGCGGACAGCATGGTGCCGCGGGAAGATCTGCTCGCGAACATTCATTATCTGAGCGACAAGGGGTACGTCGAACTGATGATGGGGTACAACCCGCCGTGGTTCGCGGCAACGCGCATCACCGCGAAGGGCATCGACCTTGTCGAGAACCGGTTCGAGTTCAACCTGCAGTACCCGCCCGCGCCGGGAGACATCGAGGAAACGTTTGCGAACGTGCCGTCGCTCATGGAGCGCCTGGTGCAGGAAGCGGATTTCTCGCCGCTTGACGGAGAAGAACGGAAGTGTCTCCTGCGCGACGTACTGTATCTGCGCGACGAGTTGGCGCGGCCCGCGGTGCGGTGGCGCGCGCACGTGGTCGAGACGATGGTGAAGTGGATCGAGGGCTATTTCGAGGACCCGGCCGCGACGTTGCCCGTGCTGGCTGAGTTGAAGGAAGCGATCAAGGAACAGCGGGAGTGACATCCCCCGGTCCGCTACCGCGGACCACCCCCTTCAAAAGGGGGATGAATGCACGCGTCGAGAGCGTTTCGAGGTCGACTGCACCGCGTGCTCGTGACTAATCCTCTGAAGCTGATCGGGCGAAGGAGGATCCTGCTCGTCATCGTACTCGATCTTTTCGAGTATCGAGTGCGAGTACGATGACGACTCACGAGCAGGAGCACGAAACAGACAGTGTGCTCAAACTTGAATTGCGCGAGCGTGTCTAACCGGTCAGACGCAGCAGACTGTTCTCTAGTACCGGCTATCCGGCTTCGCGGCGCAGGCTCTTGATGAGTTCGAGCAATCTTCCGTCCACATCGTAATAGCGGAGGATACCTTTCTTGTCGATGAGCACGATCTGCGGGATTGCGAAGATATCGTAGAGGTCGAAGGTTACTGTTTCGTTGTCGATGCCGACGGGATACGCGACATGGTACGCGCCGATGTACTCGGTCACGTCTTTCGAGTCGCTGCCGCTGTCGTGAATGCCGATGAACTTTACGTCGCCCGCGTCGCGAAAGGCCTCGTAGAGCGTATTCATCTGCGTGAGACGCAATAATCCCTTCGGTGTCGTATCGAACCCGCCCCAAAAGATCAGCACGACGACACTGCCTTTCAGCGATTCCATCGTGAGTTTCGGCGGTGCGCCGCCTTCGGACGCCAGATTGAACCACTGCTTGCAGTCGATTTCGGGCGCGTCAACATTGCGGAACCCGTCGAGTTTGTTCGTCACGCGCGCGGGATTGCACGGCGCGAGGTTCGGCTCGAATTCCTCCAACGCAATCCGTTGTGGCTGGAGATCGGCAAACATTACTGTAAAATCTTTGCGCGTGAACCGCCGCGTGTGCTCCGCGCGGAACGTGGCCGTACCGCCGCGCGGCGCTTCGTCGAGCCGCACCGAAAACGCTCCGTCGGCGCCGGACACAGTCCACGCCTGCGGATCGAGATCGATGGACGAGACGATGACGTTCGATTGCGGCGCGCCGGTTTCGTCGACGACCGTGCCCGTGATTTCCGGCAATTCGGTGATACGTATCGGGTTCGCCAGCGTAATGTCCTGGCTCAACACCTTGATCTCGATGTCCGTGCCCTTTTCGGCGATGTACCCTTCCGGCGCCTGGACGTGTACTTTGCCCGCGCCCGCGCCCGCCGTGAGGGTAAACGCTCCGTCCGCGCTGGTAATCGATTCATCGTAGACCGTGTCCTCGGCGACATACTGGACCGTCACGCCGCCGACCGGACTGTCGTCCTTCCCCGTCACGCGTCCCGCGATGCGGTAGCCAACTGTAAGCGAAACGTCGCACTCGGTTTCTTCCGTATCCCGTGCGACGCTGACGCGTTTGGGCGTCACGCTCGCGTAACCCGTGTAGCGAGCGACAACAAAATAGTCGCCGGGTTCCACCAGCGCGCGATAGAACCCGTCCGCGTCCGTGCGCGTTTCCTTGTATTCCTTCAGTGGCGGCGGGCCGGACCGAAGGATGGATACGCGCGCCTTCGCGACACCTTCCTTCGCATCGTTCGTCACGCGGCCGGAAAGCGCGATGCCTTTTACCATTGGCAGGGTCAGCGGCTTCCC contains:
- a CDS encoding DUF1080 domain-containing protein; translated protein: MSHKAIAATLVLLISLGLGCATSGTTGAWITLFDGKTLNGWIQKNGLATYRVEDGTIVGRSEKNSPNSFLCTEKDYGDFELMFDVKLFNPELNSGVQIRSQTKAPEGGEKFGRVNGPQVEIAAGGADGSDSGYVYGEACGGWMSPDGTRDLHKAFKVGEWNSYRVVAQGPRIQTWINGQQIEDLVDEAKLASHPKGFIGLQVHGVGDKGPYEVAWRNIKIKPL
- a CDS encoding carboxypeptidase regulatory-like domain-containing protein, which encodes MLRSQRIQAPAARISIQNPESRIQNLPSRAAAYVAYLCLSLALTLSVPAYTISGTVIDNQAKPVPNALVWLNQDRTPKKAECDANGAFTFQDVAVGPVEIVAWKDGYSCGGLDALVAGDAAISIALGEPDTISARIIERRIDPRTAASTPPSPIVGASVLTMYVNDAFHVSVEDLSRLGFPNPRSDETGELQIAMLPKGSYVSFTITHREFAEHRVPSYPAGGKPLTLPMVKGIALSGRVTNDAKEGVAKARVSILRSGPPPLKEYKETRTDADGFYRALVEPGDYFVVARYTGYASVTPKRVSVARDTEETECDVSLTVGYRIAGRVTGKDDSPVGGVTVQYVAEDTVYDESITSADGAFTLTAGAGAGKVHVQAPEGYIAEKGTDIEIKVLSQDITLANPIRITELPEITGTVVDETGAPQSNVIVSSIDLDPQAWTVSGADGAFSVRLDEAPRGGTATFRAEHTRRFTRKDFTVMFADLQPQRIALEEFEPNLAPCNPARVTNKLDGFRNVDAPEIDCKQWFNLASEGGAPPKLTMESLKGSVVVLIFWGGFDTTPKGLLRLTQMNTLYEAFRDAGDVKFIGIHDSGSDSKDVTEYIGAYHVAYPVGIDNETVTFDLYDIFAIPQIVLIDKKGILRYYDVDGRLLELIKSLRREAG